A stretch of Mesorhizobium sp. L-2-11 DNA encodes these proteins:
- a CDS encoding DUF2303 family protein encodes MNAKTTPAAEMVELIAPAAGLDIKALAQLGADASAITLSMLAAPAGMVGVPTSIPVALVNGRSPEARGVANLFEPFRQHPARKSGQAVAQTFEAFCELTNRHKTIDSVIFADADWRNPSFTAVIDYHQNAPAGLAAFGKHRVHYAFPLSEEWKKWIEMNGEPMKQAEFAYFLEDRVAELSSPTEHERATFEQQFQTKIATPAQVVELSRGLKINIDTKVKTATTLQSGEGQIAWEEAHNDVDGKPLKVPGLFMLNLAPFFMGEKVRIPVRLRYRPSGAMIMWSYQIYRPDQAINEHVRSTLAEVRSKTDLPAYEGTPEMPA; translated from the coding sequence ATGAACGCCAAGACCACGCCTGCCGCCGAGATGGTGGAACTCATTGCGCCGGCCGCCGGCCTCGATATCAAGGCGCTTGCCCAGCTCGGCGCCGATGCAAGCGCCATCACCTTGTCTATGCTGGCCGCACCCGCCGGCATGGTCGGCGTGCCCACTTCGATCCCCGTGGCCTTGGTCAACGGCCGCTCGCCAGAAGCCCGCGGCGTCGCCAACCTGTTCGAACCGTTCCGCCAGCACCCTGCCCGCAAAAGCGGCCAGGCGGTCGCGCAGACTTTCGAAGCCTTCTGCGAACTGACCAATCGCCACAAGACCATCGACAGCGTCATCTTCGCCGATGCCGACTGGCGCAATCCGTCCTTCACCGCCGTTATTGACTACCACCAGAACGCCCCGGCCGGCCTCGCCGCCTTCGGCAAGCACCGCGTCCACTACGCCTTCCCGCTGTCCGAGGAGTGGAAGAAGTGGATCGAGATGAACGGCGAGCCGATGAAGCAAGCCGAGTTCGCCTATTTCCTCGAGGATCGCGTTGCCGAGCTCTCCTCGCCGACCGAGCATGAGCGGGCCACCTTCGAACAGCAGTTCCAGACCAAGATCGCAACACCTGCGCAAGTGGTCGAGTTGTCGCGCGGGCTGAAGATCAACATCGACACCAAGGTCAAGACGGCAACCACGCTGCAGAGTGGCGAAGGCCAGATCGCCTGGGAAGAGGCGCACAACGATGTCGATGGCAAGCCGCTGAAGGTGCCCGGCTTGTTCATGCTCAACCTGGCGCCGTTCTTCATGGGCGAGAAGGTGCGCATTCCGGTCAGGCTGCGCTACCGTCCGTCGGGCGCCATGATCATGTGGTCGTATCAGATCTATCGGCCCGACCAGGCGATCAACGAGCATGTCCGCTCGACGCTGGCCGAGGTGCGCAGCAAGACCGACCTGCCGGCCTATGAAGGCACGCCGGAGATGCCGGCGTGA
- a CDS encoding Lar family restriction alleviation protein — protein sequence MGSVFTCKLNPCCGDRRNCEPPPQYHNKAASWGDSGPIPGQDFGDEFAFTVPELDMSKARCVPGFGQPGRLDEAPSATARLTRSNADTLPALLPCPFCGGKAAITDQEPFSVECVEERCNVDGPCHADKADAIAAWNRRSTREAAWLIERSDYSGCTQPHWYAEHPEDGWHYWTVRASKAKRFASKAEVEAFPAYQMIASDPAITVTEHVFMSVPSGAEHG from the coding sequence ATGGGCAGCGTATTCACCTGCAAACTGAACCCGTGCTGCGGCGATCGGCGGAACTGCGAGCCGCCGCCCCAGTATCACAACAAGGCAGCATCATGGGGCGACAGCGGTCCAATTCCGGGCCAGGATTTTGGCGACGAGTTTGCCTTCACAGTTCCGGAACTGGACATGTCCAAAGCCAGATGCGTTCCGGGCTTTGGTCAGCCAGGGCGATTAGATGAGGCACCCAGCGCAACCGCCCGTCTCACCCGGAGCAATGCCGATACTCTGCCCGCTCTACTGCCATGCCCGTTTTGCGGAGGTAAGGCAGCCATAACAGATCAAGAGCCGTTTTCTGTCGAATGCGTCGAAGAGCGCTGCAACGTTGATGGCCCATGCCACGCCGACAAGGCCGACGCTATCGCCGCATGGAACCGTCGCTCCACCAGGGAAGCTGCTTGGCTGATCGAACGCAGTGACTATTCAGGATGCACACAGCCCCACTGGTATGCCGAGCACCCAGAAGACGGCTGGCACTACTGGACGGTCCGTGCGTCAAAGGCAAAGCGTTTCGCCTCGAAGGCCGAGGTGGAGGCGTTTCCCGCTTACCAGATGATCGCCAGCGATCCAGCAATCACCGTGACGGAACATGTTTTCATGTCGGTACCCTCCGGAGCTGAACATGGCTGA
- the ssb gene encoding single-stranded DNA-binding protein produces MAGSVNKVILIGHLGADPEIRRLNSGDMVVNFRMATSESWRDKTSGERKEKTEWHTIVCFNENICKVAEQYLKKGMKVYVEGQLSTRKWEDQAGAARYSTEVVLQKFRGELQMLDKSDHPARSPDDYGTQRGASTRQERGPAEQQSPGMRKALDDEIPF; encoded by the coding sequence ATGGCCGGCAGCGTCAACAAGGTCATCCTGATCGGCCACCTCGGCGCCGACCCGGAAATCCGCCGGCTGAACAGCGGCGACATGGTGGTCAATTTCCGCATGGCGACGTCCGAAAGCTGGCGCGACAAGACTAGCGGCGAGCGCAAGGAAAAGACCGAGTGGCACACCATCGTCTGCTTCAATGAGAACATCTGCAAGGTCGCGGAACAGTATCTGAAGAAGGGCATGAAGGTCTATGTCGAGGGCCAGCTCTCGACCCGCAAGTGGGAAGACCAGGCAGGCGCCGCGCGCTACAGCACGGAAGTCGTGCTGCAGAAGTTCCGCGGCGAACTGCAGATGCTTGACAAATCAGACCATCCGGCGCGCAGCCCTGACGATTACGGCACCCAGCGCGGAGCCTCGACCCGCCAGGAGCGCGGCCCGGCCGAGCAGCAGTCGCCCGGCATGCGCAAAGCGCTCGACGACGAAATCCCGTTCTAA
- the dnaN gene encoding DNA polymerase III subunit beta: MKKPDAIIVSREALLPALGLVSKAVERRTTIPVLANVLLAVDAAAGTLTITGSDLDCELRTTLSCQAGKDEAFTLPSGILHDAVRKMPDGAEISLVAEKDFATLSAGRSRFRIQVLPATDFPTMDAGSLSHSFELDAGMVERMLDTVSFAISIEETRYYLNGIYWHTSEALNAVATDGHRLAKFTAVLPEGAAGMPAIIIPRRTVGLIRQIIGDKGAVKGGAVKVSLSDLKIRVETGQGTLLSKLIDGSYPDYQRVIPSGNANHFTIEREALAKAVDRVTTVSSARGSAVKFAFEAGASLTLTTNNPDAGSANDEVTIEHGEGDSVEIGFNGRYCLDLLNAAESERLVFSLGDPGSPTLIQPETADETGLKPLFVLMPMRV, translated from the coding sequence GTGAAAAAGCCAGACGCCATCATCGTGTCGCGGGAGGCTTTGCTTCCCGCGCTCGGCCTGGTCAGCAAGGCTGTCGAGCGGCGCACCACCATTCCGGTGCTGGCCAACGTCCTGCTCGCGGTCGACGCCGCGGCCGGCACGCTGACGATCACCGGGTCCGACCTGGATTGCGAGCTGCGCACCACGCTTTCGTGCCAGGCTGGCAAGGACGAGGCGTTCACGCTGCCTTCGGGGATCTTGCATGACGCCGTGCGCAAGATGCCGGACGGCGCCGAGATCTCGCTTGTGGCGGAGAAGGATTTCGCCACGCTGAGCGCCGGCCGCTCGCGCTTCCGCATCCAGGTGCTGCCAGCAACCGATTTCCCGACCATGGACGCCGGCAGCCTTAGCCACAGTTTCGAACTCGATGCCGGCATGGTCGAGCGCATGCTCGACACTGTCTCGTTCGCCATCTCGATCGAGGAGACGCGCTATTACCTCAACGGCATCTATTGGCATACCAGTGAGGCGCTGAACGCCGTCGCCACCGATGGCCACCGCCTGGCCAAGTTCACAGCAGTCTTGCCCGAGGGCGCCGCCGGCATGCCGGCCATCATCATCCCGCGCCGCACGGTCGGGCTGATCCGCCAGATCATCGGCGACAAGGGCGCGGTCAAAGGAGGCGCGGTCAAGGTCAGCCTGTCCGATCTCAAGATCCGCGTCGAGACGGGCCAGGGCACGCTGCTGTCGAAGTTGATCGACGGCAGCTATCCGGACTACCAGCGCGTCATCCCGTCCGGCAACGCCAACCACTTCACTATCGAGCGGGAAGCACTGGCCAAGGCCGTCGATCGCGTTACCACCGTGTCCAGCGCGCGCGGCAGCGCTGTGAAATTCGCCTTCGAGGCCGGCGCCAGCCTGACGTTGACCACCAACAATCCCGACGCCGGCAGCGCCAATGACGAGGTGACGATCGAGCATGGCGAGGGCGACAGCGTCGAGATCGGCTTCAACGGCCGCTACTGCCTCGACCTGCTCAACGCAGCCGAGTCCGAGCGCCTGGTGTTCAGCCTGGGTGACCCCGGCTCGCCGACGCTGATCCAGCCTGAAACCGCCGACGAGACCGGCCTCAAGCCGCTCTTCGTCTTGATGCCAATGAGGGTGTAA
- a CDS encoding DUF5131 family protein, whose protein sequence is MADHSSIEWTDATWNPITGCAVKSPGCKRCYAMKLAGTRLRNHPSRAGLTVETKNGPVWTGEVRFNEEWLFQPLQWKTPRKIFVCAHGDLFYEKVPFGWTMRVFEVMAQAWRHTHQVLTKRPDVMLDFFQRWADVNFEEDLDFKGARGPAEVRAAHSSGRGKLFADMLEAMGTPPPGCAYPLFDWAGGMSRWPNVFPHIWLGCSVEDQKHADERREPMRKLAEMGWLTWVSYEPALGPIDWTGWEFLHWIVSGGESGAGARPNHPAWHYSTRDFAASNGIPYLFKQWGAWAPSSDVTDPWRFEQATLLPDGRVREWQADFPEARLIHPEMRPMSLVGKKAAGRLLDGREHSEFPKVAA, encoded by the coding sequence ATGGCTGACCATTCATCGATCGAGTGGACCGACGCCACCTGGAACCCGATCACGGGTTGCGCGGTGAAGTCGCCTGGCTGCAAGCGCTGTTACGCGATGAAGCTGGCCGGAACGCGGCTGCGGAACCACCCGAGCCGAGCCGGGCTGACCGTCGAGACGAAGAACGGCCCCGTCTGGACTGGAGAGGTCCGCTTCAACGAGGAGTGGCTCTTCCAGCCGCTGCAGTGGAAAACGCCGCGCAAGATCTTCGTCTGCGCCCACGGTGACCTTTTCTACGAGAAAGTCCCGTTCGGCTGGACGATGCGCGTCTTCGAGGTCATGGCGCAGGCGTGGCGCCATACGCACCAGGTGCTGACGAAGCGGCCCGACGTCATGCTGGATTTCTTCCAGCGGTGGGCGGACGTGAATTTCGAGGAAGATCTCGACTTCAAGGGCGCACGCGGGCCTGCCGAAGTGCGCGCCGCACACTCGAGCGGACGCGGCAAGCTCTTTGCAGACATGCTGGAAGCGATGGGAACCCCGCCGCCAGGATGCGCATATCCTTTGTTTGATTGGGCAGGCGGCATGTCGCGCTGGCCCAACGTCTTCCCGCACATCTGGCTCGGCTGCTCGGTCGAAGATCAGAAGCACGCCGATGAACGACGCGAGCCGATGCGCAAGCTCGCCGAAATGGGGTGGCTGACGTGGGTTTCCTACGAGCCCGCGCTCGGCCCGATCGACTGGACGGGCTGGGAATTCCTTCACTGGATCGTCTCAGGCGGCGAGAGCGGCGCGGGTGCGCGCCCGAACCATCCGGCATGGCACTACAGCACACGCGATTTCGCAGCATCGAACGGCATTCCCTATCTGTTCAAGCAGTGGGGTGCCTGGGCTCCATCATCAGATGTGACTGATCCATGGCGTTTCGAGCAGGCGACCCTGTTGCCAGACGGTCGTGTCAGGGAATGGCAGGCCGACTTTCCCGAAGCGCGGCTTATTCACCCAGAAATGCGGCCTATGAGCCTCGTCGGCAAGAAAGCCGCCGGACGGCTGCTAGACGGCCGTGAACACTCCGAATTTCCAAAGGTGGCGGCATGA